The following are encoded together in the Thermomicrobiales bacterium genome:
- a CDS encoding LLM class flavin-dependent oxidoreductase codes for MAATHRHPAFVARMQADLDWAMGALILGVGSGWFQAEYAMMNLDFPGIGRRQKDLDELIEVVDGLWLGAPYTHHGETFDIDGMQITRATAACAGWRQRKERHVASGCYLGRCLQCQRGGEGRRRNDAERFAQAGNAAALDGHLDDLGRPRNEVLKSHFTSMLCLRPHR; via the coding sequence ATGGCCGCCACCCATCGCCATCCCGCGTTCGTTGCCCGCATGCAGGCCGACCTGGATTGGGCCATGGGCGCTTTGATCCTCGGCGTGGGGTCTGGCTGGTTCCAGGCCGAGTACGCCATGATGAACCTCGACTTTCCCGGAATCGGTCGTCGCCAGAAAGACCTGGATGAGCTGATCGAGGTCGTCGATGGGCTGTGGCTGGGCGCTCCGTACACGCATCATGGCGAGACGTTCGATATCGACGGCATGCAGATCACCCGCGCGACGGCCGCCTGTGCTGGTTGGCGGCAGCGGAAAGAAAGGCACGTTGCGTCAGGTTGCTACCTGGGGCGATGCCTGCAATGTCAACGAGGCGGCGAAGGACGCCGGCGCAACGATGCCGAGCGGTTCGCCCAGGCAGGAAACGCCGCAGCGCTCGACGGGCATCTCGACGATCTGGGACGCCCGCGCAACGAGGTGCTGAAATCGCACTTCACGTCCATGCTGTGCTTGCGCCCACACAGGTGA